The Salvia miltiorrhiza cultivar Shanhuang (shh) chromosome 1, IMPLAD_Smil_shh, whole genome shotgun sequence genome has a window encoding:
- the LOC131014065 gene encoding receptor like protein 22-like, whose product MEGLPELRVLVLKSNKFDGNMSLPSRSNLPFPKLQVLDISENEFVGSLPQRYFKSFRAMMDVKENQMYRDYGFERFLEMRITLKGLDQLLTRLLEAFTTIDLSSNNFSGSIPDSIGNLNSLRYLNLSHNNLMGHIPASLGNISVLESLDLSSNKLDGRIPSELTRLTFLAKLNLSMNDLVGQIPQSTQFSTFENDSYVGNLRLCGFPLTRKCNEENGQRMQPEEQDDEDDEYGFIDGFGWRSVVMGYGSGIIVGIGIGGSVSHPNS is encoded by the exons ATGGAAGGTCTTCCTGAGCTTCGAGTGCTCGTCTTGAAGTCTAATAAGTTTGATGGTAACATGTCGCTGCCTTCACGAAGCAACCTTCCATTTCCTAAGCTGCAAGTTTTAGATATATCAGAGAACGAATTTGTGGGCTCTCTACCTCAAAGATATTTCAAGAGTTTTAGAGCAATGATGGATGTAAAGGAAAATCAAATGTATAGAGATTATGGCTTTGAAAGATTTTTGGAGATGAGAATCACTTTGAAAGGTCTCGATCAGTTATTGACGAGACTGTTGGAAGCCTTTACAACCATTGACTTATCCTCCAACAATTTCTCAGGGAGTATTCCAGATTCCATAGGTAATCTGAATTCTTTGAGATACTTGAATTTGTCGCACAATAATCTCATGGGACACATACCTGCATCTCTTGGAAATATAAGTGTGCTTGAATCATTGGACTTGTCATCGAACAAATTGGATGGAAGAATTCCAAGTGAATTGACGAGGTTGACATTTCTTGCGAAATTAAACCTGTCAATGAATGATCTCGTGGGGCAAATACCACAATCTACTCAGTTTTCCACATTTGAGAATGATTCATATGTGGGAAACTTGAGATTGTGTGGATTTCCGTTGACGAGAAAATGCAACGAGGAGAATGGGCAGCGGATGCAGCCAGAAGAACAAGATGACGAAGATGATGAGTATGGATTTATAGATGGATTTGGATGGAGAAGTGTGGTGATGGGATATGGAAGTGGAATCAtagttggaattggaattg GTGGGTctgtgtcacaccccaattcttga